Proteins encoded by one window of Pseudanabaena sp. BC1403:
- the mtnA gene encoding S-methyl-5-thioribose-1-phosphate isomerase, with translation MNSTYKAFWLEAGDLVVIDQTQLPFRSVTKTLKTSADATLAIQDMTVRGAGVIGNVAAFGVYLAARESNGDRDKIKALSAVIRRARPTAVNLMWAVDRMIAVLEKASANQDLVEIALKEAIAIADEDVIGTRNIGKFGCELIEAIAKTKPKGEPVNILTHCNAGWLAIVDRGSALAPIYEASDRGLNIHVWVDETRPRNQGANLTAWELGQSKIPHTLIADNTGGLLMQYGKVDLCIVGTDRTTRSGDVANKIGTYLKALAAFDNNVPFYVALPSSTFDMQIADGVKEIAIETRSEDEVLYMQGLQDDGNIGKVRVAPLETTALNYGFDITPARLVTGLITERGICDAAETAIAGMFLDLIP, from the coding sequence ATGAATTCTACCTATAAAGCATTTTGGTTAGAAGCTGGTGATCTGGTAGTGATTGACCAGACTCAACTTCCATTTCGTTCAGTAACTAAGACCCTGAAAACTAGTGCCGATGCTACCCTTGCGATTCAGGATATGACTGTGCGCGGTGCTGGCGTAATTGGGAATGTCGCCGCTTTTGGGGTGTATTTAGCCGCTAGAGAAAGTAACGGCGATCGCGACAAGATTAAGGCTCTCTCAGCCGTGATCCGTCGTGCTCGTCCAACCGCCGTAAATCTGATGTGGGCAGTCGATCGCATGATTGCGGTATTAGAAAAAGCATCCGCAAATCAGGATTTGGTAGAAATTGCTCTTAAAGAAGCGATCGCTATTGCCGATGAAGATGTAATTGGCACACGCAATATTGGCAAATTTGGCTGTGAACTAATTGAGGCGATCGCCAAGACTAAGCCCAAGGGCGAACCTGTAAATATTCTTACCCATTGCAATGCGGGATGGTTAGCGATTGTCGATCGCGGCAGCGCCTTAGCGCCAATTTATGAAGCTAGCGATCGCGGGCTGAATATTCATGTATGGGTTGATGAAACCCGTCCACGCAATCAAGGCGCAAATTTGACAGCATGGGAACTTGGACAATCGAAAATCCCGCATACGCTGATTGCTGACAATACGGGCGGATTGTTAATGCAATATGGCAAAGTTGATCTTTGCATTGTGGGAACCGATCGCACCACCCGTAGCGGTGATGTTGCCAATAAGATTGGTACATATCTCAAAGCTCTCGCAGCATTTGACAATAATGTTCCTTTTTATGTAGCCTTGCCAAGTTCCACTTTTGATATGCAAATCGCTGATGGAGTCAAAGAGATTGCGATCGAGACTCGCAGTGAGGATGAGGTGCTCTATATGCAAGGGCTACAAGATGATGGCAATATTGGGAAGGTGCGGGTCGCTCCTTTGGAAACTACGGCTTTAAATTATGGATTTGATATTACTCCTGCCAGACTAGTTACAGGTTTAATTACCGAACGCGGTATTTGCGACGCTGCTGAAACTGCGATCGCAGGTATGTTTCTCGATCTGATTCCATAA
- a CDS encoding S8 family peptidase, protein MKKFLLSCLFFVGLFWALSTYQGLAVQGKYDSMVLNFRDNLSPAQVERELKAIAAKYGIEPKFNSPFSKSENLYVVKGDAQVLEKLKQSEELRNLTEYVEANYVYSMEFIGDSTPNDPMYKEQWNLKAIEVEKAWQKTKGKGITVAVIDTGVSKVEDLKNTNFVKGYDFVNDREDASDDNGHGTHVAGTIAQSTNNNFGVAGIAYEANIMPLKVLSGSGGGTVSDIAEAIIFAADNGANVINMSLGGGGESKLMQDAIDYAYKKGVVIVAAAGNSNRNAAFYPARYPKVIAVSATGSTGEKAPYSNYGAGIDVAAPGGAITRGKNGEKGDDSGGILQNTIDPKTKQSVFSSFQGTSMASPHVAGVVALIEASGVKDPEKVFQILKQSSRKVTDDTLNYYGAGHLNAAAAVNLASQGQLGIPDFLRWARDNGYLSPRFWVDGGAIALIPKLIMMIGSYLLAWLLNRWFPFRWNWSFTNGVFFGGAGLFFLRGFYLFDITQLPFRIAGSSLPELGNAFSNTNALNPITASVLVPLGLLLVLLGHPQWKWFAIGSAIGTSACLATSAVLAPQMMWIGSGMPAIAFLSVNSLLCFGFAYLSIKSETSSI, encoded by the coding sequence ATGAAAAAATTTCTGCTCTCATGCTTGTTTTTTGTGGGTTTATTTTGGGCGCTCTCAACCTATCAAGGGTTGGCAGTCCAAGGTAAATATGACTCAATGGTATTGAACTTTCGTGATAACTTATCCCCCGCTCAAGTCGAGCGCGAACTAAAGGCGATCGCTGCAAAATATGGAATTGAGCCAAAATTTAATAGCCCCTTTTCTAAATCCGAAAACCTGTATGTGGTCAAAGGCGATGCTCAAGTCCTCGAAAAGCTCAAACAGTCAGAAGAACTTCGCAACTTGACCGAATATGTCGAAGCCAATTATGTCTATTCGATGGAATTTATCGGTGACTCCACTCCCAATGATCCGATGTATAAGGAGCAGTGGAATTTAAAAGCGATCGAAGTGGAAAAGGCTTGGCAAAAAACTAAAGGTAAGGGAATCACAGTTGCTGTCATCGATACGGGCGTAAGCAAAGTTGAAGACCTCAAAAACACTAATTTTGTCAAAGGATACGACTTTGTTAATGATCGCGAAGATGCGAGTGATGACAATGGGCATGGAACTCACGTCGCTGGTACGATCGCCCAATCGACGAATAATAATTTTGGGGTAGCTGGCATTGCCTACGAAGCGAACATCATGCCGCTCAAAGTGCTGTCAGGTTCAGGTGGTGGCACAGTTTCCGATATTGCCGAAGCGATTATCTTTGCAGCTGACAATGGCGCAAATGTGATCAATATGAGCCTTGGTGGTGGCGGCGAAAGCAAACTTATGCAAGATGCGATCGACTATGCCTATAAAAAAGGTGTGGTAATCGTGGCAGCGGCGGGTAATTCCAATCGTAATGCAGCTTTTTATCCAGCCCGCTATCCCAAAGTAATCGCTGTATCAGCTACAGGTTCGACAGGCGAAAAAGCCCCTTATTCTAATTACGGCGCTGGTATCGATGTGGCGGCTCCAGGTGGTGCGATCACAAGGGGTAAAAACGGCGAGAAAGGTGATGATTCGGGTGGTATTTTGCAAAACACAATTGATCCGAAAACGAAGCAATCCGTATTTAGTTCTTTCCAAGGAACAAGTATGGCATCTCCTCACGTTGCGGGTGTCGTCGCTTTGATCGAAGCTTCGGGCGTGAAAGATCCTGAGAAAGTGTTTCAAATCCTCAAACAGTCTTCGCGCAAAGTTACCGATGATACGCTTAACTATTATGGTGCTGGACATTTGAATGCGGCGGCAGCAGTAAATCTTGCGTCACAGGGGCAATTGGGAATTCCCGATTTCTTGCGCTGGGCGCGGGACAATGGATACTTGAGTCCCAGATTTTGGGTTGATGGCGGTGCGATCGCACTTATTCCCAAACTAATTATGATGATTGGTTCCTATCTATTGGCATGGCTACTTAATCGCTGGTTCCCATTCCGTTGGAATTGGTCATTTACTAATGGCGTTTTCTTTGGCGGTGCAGGTTTATTCTTTTTACGAGGTTTCTATCTATTTGATATTACCCAACTTCCCTTTCGTATTGCGGGGAGTTCTCTCCCTGAATTAGGCAATGCTTTTTCTAATACAAATGCACTGAATCCAATTACCGCAAGTGTGCTTGTACCGCTTGGTTTATTGCTGGTTCTGTTAGGACATCCACAATGGAAATGGTTTGCGATTGGTTCAGCGATCGGCACTTCCGCTTGCTTAGCAACTAGTGCGGTACTTGCTCCACAAATGATGTGGATTGGCAGTGGAATGCCTGCGATCGCATTTCTCAGCGTTAACTCGCTACTTTGTTTTGGTTTTGCCTATCTATCGATTAAATCAGAAACTTCTAGCATATAG
- a CDS encoding DUF2256 domain-containing protein: MAHKGNKSFLPSKDCVVCGKPFTWRKKWERCWDEVKYCSDRCRKQNGNS, translated from the coding sequence ATGGCTCATAAAGGGAATAAATCTTTTTTACCTAGCAAAGATTGTGTAGTATGCGGCAAGCCATTTACATGGCGCAAAAAATGGGAAAGGTGTTGGGATGAGGTTAAATATTGTAGCGATCGCTGTCGCAAACAAAATGGGAATAGTTAA
- the xseB gene encoding exodeoxyribonuclease VII small subunit yields MTEPNKSPKKPKEPKDLPFEAQMQRLEEIVEILDDGETALDEMLALYDEGMKRSQYCREYLEKAEQKVTLIQSQK; encoded by the coding sequence ATGACCGAACCGAATAAATCACCAAAGAAACCAAAAGAACCTAAAGATCTACCCTTTGAAGCCCAAATGCAGCGCCTAGAAGAAATTGTGGAAATTCTTGACGATGGGGAAACTGCTCTAGATGAGATGCTTGCCCTCTATGATGAAGGCATGAAGCGATCGCAATATTGCCGTGAATATCTAGAAAAAGCTGAACAGAAAGTTACCCTAATTCAAAGTCAAAAGTAA
- the xseA gene encoding exodeoxyribonuclease VII large subunit — protein sequence MNSSKDAMTVANLTQAITLLLRDEIGIVRVTGEISGFTTAASGHRYFTLKDESAQIDCVMWASRTLSFRPKSGMQVVIQGRLTVYAPRGKYQIDCDRMTAAGQGDLYLAFAALKEALAEQGYFDPDRKRGIPAFPLKIGVVTSPTGAVIQDILSTLNRRSPHCEIYLCPATVQGENAPEEIASAIKALQNTDADVLIVGRGGGSIEDLWAFNTLPVAEAIYNSQIPIISAVGHETDFTIADFVADLRAATPTAAAELVSQYDRDTLWQQIITWENLLNRSAQLAIQNYDQRLNTITNSYALQNFSDRLHDRAQQLDEAEREMQKSLVRHLHQSKTKLDGITAHLRSLHPLSPLQRGFALLRSGDRILSNDDSLTEFDKVEIVRRAEIAHVKIEKVIDKVYDRTE from the coding sequence ATGAACAGTTCTAAAGATGCGATGACTGTAGCTAATTTGACGCAAGCGATTACGCTTTTGTTGCGGGACGAAATTGGCATTGTGCGTGTAACAGGAGAAATATCAGGATTCACGACAGCTGCCTCTGGTCATCGCTATTTTACCCTCAAGGATGAGTCAGCCCAGATCGATTGTGTGATGTGGGCAAGTCGCACTTTATCATTTCGACCAAAAAGTGGAATGCAAGTTGTTATCCAAGGTCGTTTGACAGTTTATGCCCCCCGTGGCAAATATCAGATTGATTGCGATCGCATGACTGCCGCAGGGCAGGGGGATCTCTATCTTGCCTTTGCTGCACTCAAAGAAGCACTCGCTGAGCAGGGATATTTTGACCCAGACCGAAAACGTGGTATTCCTGCTTTTCCGCTCAAAATTGGGGTTGTCACTTCACCGACAGGAGCCGTGATTCAGGATATTCTCAGTACATTAAATAGGCGATCGCCCCATTGCGAGATTTATCTATGTCCCGCGACCGTTCAAGGAGAAAATGCCCCAGAAGAGATTGCGTCAGCCATTAAAGCTTTACAGAATACCGATGCCGATGTGCTAATCGTCGGTCGTGGTGGTGGCTCGATTGAGGATCTTTGGGCGTTTAATACCTTACCTGTTGCCGAAGCAATCTATAATTCGCAAATTCCGATTATTTCCGCTGTTGGACATGAAACCGACTTTACGATCGCGGATTTTGTCGCTGATTTACGCGCAGCCACACCAACGGCAGCAGCAGAACTGGTATCTCAATATGATCGCGATACCCTATGGCAACAGATTATTACTTGGGAAAATCTACTAAATCGCTCTGCCCAACTAGCAATCCAGAATTACGATCAACGACTGAATACGATTACCAATAGTTATGCTTTGCAGAATTTTAGCGATCGCCTGCATGATCGCGCCCAACAGTTAGATGAAGCAGAACGTGAAATGCAAAAGTCTCTCGTTCGTCATTTGCATCAATCCAAAACTAAACTTGACGGTATAACTGCCCATCTGCGATCGCTACATCCACTATCACCATTACAGCGTGGTTTTGCTTTGTTGCGTTCAGGCGATCGCATACTTAGCAATGATGATTCGCTCACTGAATTTGATAAAGTGGAAATCGTGCGACGCGCAGAAATAGCGCATGTCAAGATTGAGAAAGTAATCGATAAAGTATATGACCGAACCGAATAA
- a CDS encoding Rrf2 family transcriptional regulator — MELSLKSEYAILAMLELANHFDIDQPLQIRQIANQQNIPDRYLEQLLATLKRQGLVKSQRGAKGGYILARDPWEISLLEIIRGIEGYDPIAEKSSKSGNESASLSVIHEVWESAQKAASNVLDGCTLKDLCDRQRQRQISTTMYYI, encoded by the coding sequence GTGGAACTTTCTTTAAAGAGTGAATACGCAATCTTGGCTATGCTTGAGCTAGCTAACCATTTTGATATCGATCAGCCTCTCCAGATTCGTCAAATTGCGAACCAACAAAATATTCCAGATCGCTATTTAGAGCAGTTGCTAGCAACTTTAAAACGGCAGGGTTTAGTCAAAAGTCAGCGCGGCGCAAAGGGTGGATACATCCTAGCCCGAGATCCATGGGAAATCAGTTTATTAGAAATTATTCGTGGCATCGAAGGTTACGATCCGATCGCAGAAAAAAGCAGTAAATCGGGTAATGAAAGTGCTTCTCTTTCGGTAATTCATGAGGTATGGGAATCAGCGCAAAAGGCAGCTTCTAATGTGTTGGATGGCTGTACGCTGAAGGATTTATGCGATCGGCAACGTCAACGCCAAATCTCCACAACTATGTATTACATCTAG
- a CDS encoding serine/threonine-protein kinase, with amino-acid sequence MQPQYSTYRTLLAPVSGQGISEAEAKDILRQILPHLSKLHDCQQSHGSISLDTVAYDYSSMEIILLGANGTNNPIYLAPEVLQTQQATPTADIYAIGVVIIVLLTGFPPQALKVQNGTWNWQQLCNVSDKFTQILNIALLDEPDLRYVNAGQMLKSLQPIINPSEPTISSLTNDYGTLLFSPTLLKVISSRQFSSPLPLSPESPSSEPLNSEQLNSESNYSHRTKKLKVNFSSTQIYRKANTSKNQSQATTKDIMRKLLTIMLGIGVIVSSTFGAYFYARSKSVDIANKNLELANAANQLTEKEIALTSEIALTDEERKADDDVDKLISLAKEKYENTGGLIESKTMLQAIPLDSRMRSKADQLLAQWEQDIKKNSDLIKKAERATKDEKWQIAIDIVKGLSPTPYWQLRGKEIAEEAKQKLATPTIVAPSSQSVTSPSPNVDPPRNTPAETYTPPDEAYTPPTEKESPPLPPAPRVAQ; translated from the coding sequence ATGCAACCGCAGTATTCAACTTATCGAACATTACTTGCCCCCGTTTCGGGGCAAGGAATTTCTGAAGCGGAAGCAAAGGATATCTTGCGGCAAATACTTCCTCATTTAAGCAAATTGCATGATTGCCAACAATCACATGGCTCCATCTCTCTAGATACAGTTGCATATGATTACAGCAGTATGGAGATTATACTGCTAGGTGCTAATGGAACAAATAATCCAATTTATTTAGCCCCAGAAGTTTTGCAAACGCAACAAGCTACACCCACAGCCGATATTTATGCGATCGGTGTAGTAATCATAGTGTTACTAACAGGCTTCCCCCCTCAAGCGCTAAAAGTACAAAACGGTACATGGAATTGGCAACAGCTTTGCAATGTAAGTGATAAGTTTACACAAATTCTAAATATTGCTCTTTTGGATGAGCCTGACCTGCGCTATGTCAATGCAGGACAAATGCTGAAATCTCTACAACCAATTATTAATCCTTCCGAACCTACGATCAGTTCACTAACTAACGATTATGGCACACTGTTATTTTCGCCTACCCTCCTTAAAGTCATCTCATCGAGACAATTTTCGTCGCCATTGCCGTTGTCTCCTGAATCACCTTCTTCAGAACCATTGAATTCAGAACAATTAAATTCAGAATCAAATTATAGTCATAGAACAAAAAAACTTAAGGTAAATTTTTCCAGCACCCAAATTTACAGAAAAGCAAATACTTCTAAAAATCAATCCCAAGCGACTACCAAAGACATAATGCGAAAATTACTTACCATAATGTTAGGTATTGGAGTTATTGTTAGTAGTACATTTGGAGCATACTTTTATGCACGATCCAAATCTGTGGATATTGCGAATAAAAATTTAGAACTTGCCAATGCCGCAAATCAATTAACAGAAAAAGAGATCGCGCTTACTAGTGAGATCGCGCTTACTGATGAGGAGAGAAAGGCAGATGATGACGTAGACAAATTAATCTCTTTAGCCAAAGAAAAATATGAAAATACAGGTGGTTTGATAGAATCAAAAACGATGTTACAAGCGATTCCTCTTGACAGTCGTATGCGCTCAAAAGCTGACCAACTCTTGGCTCAATGGGAGCAAGATATCAAGAAGAACAGTGATCTTATCAAAAAAGCGGAGAGAGCGACAAAAGATGAAAAATGGCAAATCGCGATCGATATTGTCAAAGGTCTTTCGCCGACTCCTTATTGGCAGTTGCGTGGCAAGGAAATTGCAGAAGAAGCGAAACAAAAGCTAGCCACTCCTACTATTGTTGCGCCATCATCTCAATCTGTCACATCTCCCTCGCCGAATGTAGATCCCCCTCGTAACACGCCTGCTGAAACATATACGCCTCCTGATGAAGCATATACGCCTCCTACTGAAAAGGAATCTCCACCCCTGCCACCAGCACCGCGTGTTGCTCAGTAA
- a CDS encoding tetratricopeptide repeat protein, which translates to MASHSLILRSLTYCLILSGCTLEFFFAFTAQSAYSQTQSCNIGSNPKHPGNYKLLGSIFLGQKRFQKALDCFEIALQDERGIKDPELWNNHGLALAGLKKFDQAIASYDKALQISPGATFVDRVEPPSKAEDYYLWWFNRGTALVDLKRYEEAIVSLDESIKIKPNYSFVWFFRGLALFRLERYEESRAAYRRAVLLSPNTPYIASKDLISLQDYLVYYGQAEAKSRLGSYQDTILAFERGQKIRRSNPQIKLIEDKSSENFYEAFIDGIRLLDQGENKKALIAFEQLITQKPDYTNAWFGKADALTALGLYPEAILAYDRVIAIEPDDYASWYKKGNVLRKVNRKEEALQAYQTAIELSGGFSEVWHNRGVIFYDLNRDAEAINAYSLSLKANTLWGGIERIDTQYALAATLYRAKRYSESLFAVEKVLQEQPTYQEALELRKLIKKIMGCDRTKTPSECSVEPTPLK; encoded by the coding sequence ATGGCTTCTCACTCTTTAATTCTTCGGTCATTAACTTATTGCTTGATTTTATCAGGTTGCACATTAGAATTTTTTTTTGCATTCACCGCTCAATCAGCTTATAGCCAAACACAGTCTTGTAATATTGGCTCAAATCCTAAGCATCCTGGTAATTACAAACTACTAGGCAGCATTTTTTTGGGCCAAAAACGATTTCAAAAAGCCCTCGATTGTTTTGAAATTGCTCTGCAAGATGAACGCGGAATTAAAGATCCAGAACTATGGAACAATCACGGTTTGGCGTTGGCTGGTCTCAAAAAATTTGATCAGGCGATCGCGTCCTACGATAAGGCATTGCAAATTAGTCCAGGGGCGACTTTTGTCGATCGCGTAGAGCCTCCATCAAAAGCAGAAGATTACTATCTGTGGTGGTTTAATCGCGGAACTGCATTAGTTGATCTCAAGCGCTATGAAGAGGCGATCGTTTCTTTAGATGAATCTATAAAGATTAAACCTAACTATAGTTTTGTCTGGTTTTTTAGGGGACTAGCGTTGTTTCGATTAGAACGCTATGAAGAATCTCGGGCTGCCTACCGTCGTGCAGTTTTACTCTCTCCCAATACTCCCTACATCGCGTCTAAAGACTTAATCAGCCTTCAAGACTATTTAGTTTACTACGGACAAGCTGAGGCAAAATCAAGACTAGGAAGCTATCAAGATACCATTCTAGCTTTTGAGCGTGGTCAAAAAATTCGGCGTAGCAACCCTCAGATAAAGCTCATTGAAGACAAGAGTAGTGAAAATTTCTATGAGGCTTTTATTGATGGCATTCGATTGCTCGATCAAGGCGAAAACAAAAAAGCGTTAATTGCCTTTGAGCAATTGATTACTCAAAAACCTGATTATACCAATGCTTGGTTTGGGAAGGCTGATGCATTAACAGCCTTGGGACTTTATCCAGAGGCAATATTAGCTTATGATCGGGTTATTGCCATCGAACCTGATGACTATGCCTCTTGGTATAAGAAGGGAAATGTACTGAGGAAAGTGAACCGTAAGGAAGAAGCGTTGCAAGCATACCAAACGGCTATAGAGTTATCAGGCGGATTCTCTGAAGTCTGGCACAATCGGGGCGTGATTTTCTACGATCTCAATAGAGATGCAGAAGCGATCAATGCTTATTCTCTCTCTCTAAAAGCAAACACTTTATGGGGAGGTATTGAAAGAATTGATACCCAATATGCATTAGCTGCGACCTTATACCGTGCAAAGCGTTATAGTGAGTCTCTTTTTGCTGTTGAGAAAGTACTACAAGAGCAGCCAACATACCAAGAAGCGCTGGAACTTCGTAAGTTGATCAAAAAAATCATGGGTTGCGATCGCACTAAAACACCATCTGAATGTAGCGTAGAACCTACTCCCTTGAAGTGA
- a CDS encoding GDSL-type esterase/lipase family protein: MTTLNLQKTPANLFCHSPHPLKVTAFGDSLIYGYGDPINGGWVEQLRRQWMATEPSHVLYNLGVRGDTAAMVNQRLEQEFLLRGELRNKRPDLMILSVGVNDSPRVGKRLGRNMTDCDRFTLEIVNLLDKAQSLCPVMFVGMVPVDELKMPFLGCMHFNHEDQFRYKEITKSACQVRDIPYLDVFDLWQERGQDWICDRLCEDGLHPNSEGYSALFQDILHWQSQIQLEQLVSIS; encoded by the coding sequence ATGACAACCTTAAACCTCCAGAAAACGCCTGCTAATCTGTTTTGTCATTCCCCGCACCCCCTTAAAGTTACAGCTTTTGGTGATAGTTTAATCTACGGCTATGGAGATCCTATAAATGGGGGCTGGGTTGAGCAACTAAGGAGACAATGGATGGCTACAGAACCTAGCCATGTTCTCTATAACCTAGGAGTACGCGGCGATACGGCGGCAATGGTCAATCAAAGATTAGAGCAAGAATTTTTGCTGCGGGGAGAACTTCGCAATAAGCGCCCCGATTTGATGATCTTGTCTGTTGGGGTGAATGATTCACCACGAGTTGGCAAGCGATTGGGAAGAAACATGACGGATTGCGATCGCTTTACCTTAGAAATTGTCAATTTATTGGACAAAGCTCAGAGCCTCTGTCCAGTGATGTTTGTGGGGATGGTTCCTGTAGATGAGTTGAAAATGCCCTTTTTAGGTTGTATGCATTTCAATCATGAGGATCAATTCCGCTACAAGGAAATCACAAAATCAGCTTGTCAAGTGCGAGATATTCCCTACTTAGATGTATTCGATCTGTGGCAAGAGCGCGGACAAGATTGGATTTGCGATCGCTTATGTGAGGATGGATTGCATCCCAATTCTGAGGGTTATAGTGCGCTCTTTCAAGACATTCTCCACTGGCAATCACAGATTCAATTGGAACAACTTGTATCCATATCGTGA
- a CDS encoding Uma2 family endonuclease, producing MVTITAKPTSLESFLSLPETKPASEFINGQITQKPMPQGKHSLLQGALCQAINQVAQFKKMAIAFPELRCTFGGASIVPDISVFRWERIPRDKSGQVSNRFKLYPDWAIEILSPDQRQNKVLANLLHCIENGTELGWLLDPKDENILLISSDRRIQIFKGADIIPVLDGINLELTAEQIFGWLKF from the coding sequence ATGGTCACTATAACAGCAAAACCTACGAGCTTAGAGTCGTTTCTCAGTCTGCCTGAGACTAAGCCTGCTTCTGAATTTATTAATGGGCAAATCACTCAAAAACCTATGCCTCAAGGTAAACATAGCCTATTACAAGGTGCGCTTTGCCAAGCTATTAACCAAGTAGCTCAATTTAAAAAGATGGCGATCGCTTTTCCAGAACTACGCTGCACTTTTGGAGGAGCATCGATCGTTCCAGATATATCAGTATTTCGCTGGGAGAGAATTCCGCGTGACAAGTCTGGTCAGGTATCTAACCGTTTTAAGCTTTATCCTGATTGGGCGATTGAGATTCTTTCTCCAGATCAAAGGCAAAACAAGGTTTTAGCAAATTTGTTGCATTGTATCGAGAATGGCACAGAATTAGGCTGGTTGCTTGATCCCAAAGATGAGAATATTTTGTTAATTTCTAGCGATCGCCGCATTCAGATTTTTAAAGGTGCAGATATAATACCTGTTCTTGATGGAATTAATCTGGAACTAACGGCTGAACAAATTTTTGGATGGCTGAAGTTTTAG